DNA from Lemur catta isolate mLemCat1 chromosome 7, mLemCat1.pri, whole genome shotgun sequence:
ACTCATATGCACTCTTAAACGTCCAGCTACAACAGATCTCATTGGACTGGACTGGGGCTAGGacacttgtatttttaaattctcttccagataattttgaaaatttaggtTTGGGAGCCATTGAAATAGGTATTCGCTGAAGTGACAATGTCTGAATCAGTAGTTCTTGAAGTATGGTCCTGGGGCCGGCAGCACCAGCAGTGTCTGGAAactttcagaaatataaattcttggccctcccatccccagccctgaaCAGTAATCGCAGGGGCATGGTCCAGCTATCTGTGTTTTCACCAGTCCTGCCggtgattctgatgctgctgaagtttgaaaatcactggttTAAACATCCCCCTGAATATCAATTCAATAAACATGTGTTGACACTCCCTGAATGTTCTGTTCTTCTAGGAATTTTGGAGGGCCTGGAGAAATCAAAGCTTTGCTAATAGCACTTTATTCCCACTCACTCCTGATTTTGGCACTGAAGTGATCAGGAGAATGTCAAGTTTCAGCAGGTAGGAAGAAATCTTTCTCTGAATGTAGAAATGATGGCTTTTACAAagtttttactttgttctttagACTTTCCAGATTTTCCAAACATTAAGCAATTTAGATCAGCAAAACCCAATACATTCCTGCAAAATACAAGTAATTGGCAAAAAGTTATTTGTAAATACAGTCAGCTGGGGGCATGGTATTGGGTATAAAAGTACACAAAGAGAGGCAGCcaattctaatttcctttgtttttcggGGATGATTAGTTGGAAGCTGACATCATGAAGGATTTTGTGGGGTTACAGTcatctttctttttgtgtgtgcttttggCTTTTTCTGAGCAAGAGTCAGGTACGAGGGTGATTCTCGTGTTTTGTTTCAAGGTGTAGTTTCTTAGAGGTTACTgtgctttttgttgtttgctATTTTGAGTAGAAGTGCcttgccaatttatttttttgacttcTGCTATCatgttgttttctctcttttgcccTCCACCTTCCCTCAAAAGCTAGTGATTTATATAAGTTTATCCTTATGCTTGGGAAAGAGCTATTTTTTGTGCTTTCTTCTAAATGTAGGTGTTTTCCATTGTGTAGCTCTCCATGCTATTCACCCTACCTGTGGAAAGATATTTCTCTGTTCAAGATTTCAGCTTGCTCTTCCATGCCCTACCTGATCTCCTGCTCGTAATCCAGCCACCTGCCTCAGTATCCCCTGGTGCCTCTTAAGTGATTGCGAGCTGGTTCTAAATCAGGCTGTCGAAAGAAAGCTCTTCGTTCTTCCTCTTCTCACTTCTTATTTGTCCTAAGTAATAAAGTTGTTaacatctattgttttatttggatttcacttaCTTTGTCCATATGTCCTACCTGCAGCTTATTTTACAGTAATCTTACCTaaactatacatttttttaaaaagttactgcATAGAAATATGACATAGAAACTAAACATAACATTTTGTTATTTCTAGTATTTCGTTATCATGAAAATATAGTGATGGATAGTTTTATCCACAGGACATGTCTTTGCATATTTGTCTAAAAACTTCCTTTGGATATATTTCTGGTAGTAGAATTAGTGGGGCAAAGTAAGAAAATGCCATTGTAGCCGCGCAACTGTGGACAATGATTTGAGCTGCCAGACGTGAGTAGGCCTTAATCTAAGACtatcttccttttgctttacGGAAGGAAACAGCATGGAGCACAGCAGGTGCAGATCTTCACCTTATCGGCAGGTCCAGCAGCTGCTCAAGGATACAATTTCCCTTGTCCCTTCACCTGTGTGGGGTTTATATGGCTGCCAGGGATGAGAGCCAGAAGCCACAGGAGCTGCAAATGCAGTGTTCCATGAGTCATGTCTACCGTCCTAACCATGTGCAGACCCAAGGCCAGCGCACCAGCTTGAGGCCCCTCCAGTCCAGGACCAGCCCCACACAGGAAGTGAAGCAGAGACAAAACCTCACATTTAACTTAATGCTGTAGTTTCTAAGGAAACACTGCTTGGAAGAGACAGAGGTTGTCCCTAGATAGGCTTGCATGGGACTGAACTGATGAAAAGCCTTCATTCACAATTGTTACAATTCAATTTAAATGATCACATCACATCTCTGAAGGCTGTTAGggggtaatttttttaaaaagactatgtTTAGTAAGCTCTGTGCCCCTGAGCCCCCATCTCTTGGGTTCTCTGCCAGGGTGTTGCCTGGAAGCTCAGGGGTCTCTGGCTCTTCTACAAGTGCCAGGCCTTCCTGTCACCACCTCACTTTTTATCTGCTCTGAATATTTGGCCCAAGACCCGTGGACTGACCCTGGGTTGGCACTCACTCTTCCCCTGACCTTTCCATCTCTAGCGTGCTTGCTGGGGAACATCGCCGTCTAGTCAGGCTTGATGGTCACACCGTGGGGgaagagatttctttttatttatgcattgtgttatttttaaatgacaagtaaaattgtatatatttatggtatggGGGAAAAAAGGCTATGTTCGAACTTGGAATGTCCTCTAGCGTATACCTTTGGTTCTTTCAACAGTGTTCTGGGCTGTGGCTGAGCCAACCCTACTCGATCAAGATCATTTTTGGCATTCTGATGAAGTGTCTCTGGGAACTGGTTGTCTTGTAACTGACGTAACTGAGAAGGGATATGTGTTTAATTGTCCTGTCACTGAATATGGGAGTCAGAAAGAGGTAAGAGCTAtgcctatttaaaataataaactgacTGCCAGATCTTACCTTGCAGTGGCACTGTGTGTACAGTCAGTGCAAGATAGATGGAGCCAAGGCCAAAGAGGAAAAACTTGCTCATTTTATAACACTTGAATTTGGTACTTTCAGGATAGGTATACCAACCAGTGGGAACCTTGATTTGGCCACGAAGAGTTCATAGCCCATTAAGCGAGGAGAAAATTTGACATATATAGCATGACATTTCAAGTACTCTTAAATCTTTTTTAGTCCTTACATCTCTTAAAGTCTAGAAACACTGTGTAGAAGGCATCTTTCCCGGTTTTCAGGTCATGCAGCTGTCCAACAGACATGTAACTGAAACTTACACATTGGTAAATTGGAATTGACATTTTTCCTTTGAAGAAGAAGGCAATGAGCTAAAGTGGACAGTAAGTTATAACAGAGGTAGGATTCACTAGGGGAATTCAGAAGAAACACCTGAGATAATTTGATGTAGAGGTGAATATGGTAgtatcttgtttttcatttttacatctATGCCAGTGAATGAGATTGATCTATAAATATCCCTTCTCATATAATCCTTGTCAAGTTTAAAACAGTTTGGGTAAGATTAGAATTTTTTGATCCTTGAATGCTTAATAGAAGTTGAACACAaaactcaattccctttgaatatttggaaagccttctcaagaaggatgggttcaaacaagccaagactgtgaagattaaactAAATACCTAACtgttcaatgcccagacatcgaTAAACATCTACAAGCATCATGAACATCCaggaggccaggtgtgatggctcacacctgtaatcttagcactctgggaggccaaggtgggagaattgcttgagctcaggagtttgagaccagcctgagcaagagcaagaccctgtctctactaaaaaaaaaaaaagaaaaagaaaaagaaaaaattagccaggcattgtggtgcaggcctgtattcccagccaatcaggaagctgaggcaagaggatcacttgagcccaggagtttgaggttgcagtgagctatgatgatgccactgcattctacccagggcaacagagtgagactctgtctcaaaaaaaagaaaaaaaatccaggtaaacatgacctcaccaagaTACCACTGCCCAAACCTGGAGTGGTAGAGATATATGACCTTTCAGACAAAAAATTCAACGTGGCTGTCCTAAAGAAGCTCAGTGCCCTTTaagacaacaaaaagaaagaattcagaagcctatcagagaaatttaacaaatatattgaaataacaacaaaaaagcaagcaGAATTCTGGAGCTCAAGAATTCAGTGGACAAACTGAGCAATGCATCAGAAATGTCTCTCAACAGTGGAATtgaccaaggagaagaaagaattagtaagCTTGgggacaggctatttgaaaatacacagtcagaagagaaaaaagaaaaagatttaagaagaatgaagcatgcctacaagatctagaaaatagccccaaaagggcaaatctaagaattattggtcttcaagaggaggtagagagagagagattggagtagaaagtttattcaaagaaataataacagagaacttttcAAACCTAGAGGAAAATATCAATGTTCAGGTACacgaaggtcatagaacaccaggCAGATTTAGTCCAAGCAAAACTACTTCAAGGCATTTAGTAATCAAGCTCCCAAgagtcacagataaagaaaatgtcataagagaagcaagaaaaaagaaaaaaaaagacatataaaggAGTTCCAGTACAtttggcagcagacttctcagtggaaaccttacaggccaggagagagtggcatgacacaTTCAAAGTACTGAGGGAACAGAACCTttaccctagaatattatatcttacaaaaatatccttaaaatatgggagaaataaagactttcccaaacaaaagctgagagatttcatcaacaccagacctcttctacaagaaatactaaaaggagGTTCTTtagtctgaaagaaaaggatgttaatgaacaataagaaatgatctgaacatat
Protein-coding regions in this window:
- the OOSP3 gene encoding oocyte-secreted protein 3, producing MKDFVGLQSSFFLCVLLAFSEQESGTRVILVFLFWAVAEPTLLDQDHFWHSDEVSLGTGCLVTDVTEKGYVFNCPVTEYGSQKELIMFGDHSKHHQNNLAKFRNDPPSAISYSPWNITNTCLFGLLQIPHFQDSLVESSSQSLLLNMPHPLVHEYANMAMF